A single region of the Streptomyces virginiae genome encodes:
- a CDS encoding acyl-CoA dehydrogenase family protein, whose product MDFAFDARTEELRERLLAFMEEYVYPAEPVAAEQRARLASPWDTPAVFGELKAEARRQGLWNLFLPSAEHGAGLTNLQYAPLAEITGRSPHLAPMATNCAAPDTGNMELLAQFGNEEQRKQWLEPLLAGEIRSAFAMTEPEVASSDATNIETRIERSAGGDEYVVTGRKWFISGAMNPDCKVFIVMGKTDPEGADPRRQQSMILVPRDTPGVEVRRAMTVYGYEDHDHGGHAEVVFDGARVPAANLIGEEGAGFAIAQARLGPGRIHHCMRLIGMAERAIELMCRRAVERTAFGKPLAAQGVVQNWIADARVTVEQLRLLVLKTAWLMDTVGNRGAHTEIQAIKIATPRAVVRILDDAVQLHGAGGVSQDFPLAELWAAARTLRLADGPDEVHQRSLARRELKGYATARP is encoded by the coding sequence ATGGATTTCGCATTCGACGCCCGGACCGAGGAACTCCGCGAGCGGCTGCTCGCGTTCATGGAGGAGTACGTCTACCCGGCGGAGCCCGTCGCCGCCGAGCAGCGCGCACGGCTGGCCTCGCCCTGGGACACCCCCGCCGTCTTCGGTGAACTGAAGGCCGAGGCGCGCCGCCAGGGCCTGTGGAACCTCTTCCTCCCCAGCGCCGAGCACGGCGCGGGGCTCACGAACCTCCAGTACGCGCCGCTCGCCGAGATCACCGGCCGCAGCCCGCACCTGGCGCCGATGGCCACCAACTGCGCGGCCCCGGACACCGGGAACATGGAGCTGCTCGCCCAGTTCGGGAACGAGGAGCAGCGGAAGCAGTGGTTGGAACCGCTGCTGGCCGGGGAGATCCGATCCGCCTTCGCGATGACCGAGCCCGAGGTGGCCTCCTCGGACGCCACGAACATCGAGACGCGGATCGAGCGCTCGGCGGGCGGCGACGAGTACGTGGTCACCGGCCGCAAGTGGTTCATCTCCGGGGCGATGAACCCGGACTGCAAGGTCTTCATCGTGATGGGCAAGACCGACCCGGAGGGCGCCGATCCGCGCCGTCAGCAGTCGATGATCCTGGTGCCGCGCGACACCCCCGGGGTCGAGGTGCGCCGGGCGATGACGGTGTACGGGTACGAGGACCACGACCACGGCGGCCACGCCGAGGTGGTCTTCGACGGTGCCCGGGTCCCGGCGGCGAACCTGATCGGCGAGGAGGGCGCCGGCTTCGCCATCGCCCAGGCCCGGCTCGGCCCGGGCCGCATCCACCACTGCATGCGGCTGATCGGCATGGCGGAGCGGGCCATCGAGCTGATGTGCCGGCGCGCGGTGGAACGTACCGCCTTCGGCAAGCCGCTGGCCGCCCAGGGCGTCGTACAGAACTGGATCGCCGACGCCCGGGTGACGGTGGAGCAGTTGCGGCTGCTGGTGCTGAAGACGGCCTGGCTGATGGACACCGTCGGCAACCGGGGCGCGCACACCGAGATCCAGGCCATCAAGATCGCGACCCCTCGGGCGGTGGTGCGGATCCTGGACGACGCGGTGCAGTTGCACGGCGCGGGCGGGGTGAGCCAGGACTTCCCGTTGGCCGAACTGTGGGCGGCGGCAAGGACCTTGCGACTGGCCGACGGACCGGACGAGGTGCACCAGCGGTCGTTGGCGCGGCGGGAGTTGAAGGGGTACGCGACCGCTCGCCCGTGA